A segment of the Suncus etruscus isolate mSunEtr1 chromosome 7, mSunEtr1.pri.cur, whole genome shotgun sequence genome:
gccttcTGTGACCACCTCTGAAGGATTGTGCACGTGTGCTGGACATACATAAATAAGCAGTTTAAAGACAATTttggggagctggagaaataacacagtcgAGTGTTCTACAAGCTTAAGCCCGGGTTGTTTTACCCATTCCAGGGAATATTTtcgtgttttcattttttttgctttgctaaGTCATTCTGTGCTGTCCTCGTTCTAAAGTTCCCAGGAGGACccctgattgttttttgttttcttcgaAATCACAGGCTTCTAGATGTTCCTAGATGTAGGAGAAAGAGTAGTTTGTCCAGGGAAAGGCCTTGAACGACCAAGGGACATTTGTAGAGGTTCTTGCCCGGCAGATGGGGTTTCCTAGCTAGTCTGCTTGGTGTGCGGTCCAGCTGGCCTGGTTGGTGCCTCAGACTTGCTGACTTGGTCTCAGCTCAGGGCTGTGAGACAGCCTCTCCCTCTCCTGAGTCTCATTTGCCACAGGCCCGAGCCCATCTCTGAAAATTTAATGAGGAAATGCCACCGACAGCACCTCATATGGGCTGTGTGGTGGGGAAGTAAGCGAGCGGAAGGAGATAGATTGGGTGAGGAGTCAGACCATCGACTGAAACTCAGCTCCACCTGGTTTAtgtctgggccacacctgctggtgcccTTGTTCCTGGTGATATTGAAGGGGGGTGGGGAGCTGGTGGTGGCAGGGATTCAACTCAGGGCTCCTGCCTGCAAAACCTGTTTTGTTCTCTGGTCCTTCCTGAGCTTTGCCTTGGATAAACACATACAGTGTAATTTTTCCTGAATTTTCTCCTCCACTCCACCTCTCCTGTGCTCCAGGAAATGTGGTACATCTCCTTGTACCCAGCCACCTCTCCAGTACCCCCATGACCTAAAATACCCCCATGACCTAAAATAAAAGTCCACATACTGCATTTCCACCCCCAGGCAGGCAGGTCTGAAGAAGCTgggtagctgcaaagaattaataaaacaagccagtcaggaaagcattaataaaccaagccagtcaggaaagcgTCGTGAAGTCCTGTCTCACAAGCTTATTAACCCATTCCCAATTCACTTGGAAGGGGAAAATGGAGAGACAAAAGTActtatccaggtgggcttttacatatcaaaggaagaggtttatggtaaagaggaagatgggggactgCCTTTGTTtcggttaatagctgggtgtcatcttacaattccatcctttctgtttaaaacaaaacaaaaaaattttataaaaaaataaatgtggttgtattttgcataggcacagtaaaaattggctgTAAAAGCATTGAAGTGCAGATTCTGTAAAAGCATTCAAGTTCAGATTGTGCatacattctcaaaacaatcagctttttccatatctttgtcttatacatatcacaatttttttcatagacttttctgaacataaacattagaacctttctgtagATACACTTAATGTGAAAATTTCTttgggaactagagagatagcatggaggtaggcgtttgcctttcatgcagaaggacggtgattcgaatcccggcatcccatatggtagagccaggagtaatccctgagcgctgccaggtgtaaccccaaacccaaaaaaaagcatttatttatttaggcttttggatcacattcagcagtgctcaggggtcactcctggctctgtgctcagaaatcactcctggcaggattgggggaccatgtgggatgctgggaattgaacctgggtctgtcccggtgagttaggtacaaggcaaatgccctaccactgtgctatattgttCTGGCCTCAATTTGAAAAAGCTTAAACATTGTTACAAcaagcactgtaatatgagtctaaAACATCCGAATTCCATTTTCATAAAtgtctctaaacaaaatcacaaaaacatttctgcatatatatatatatacatacatatatatatattttttttttttttgagcattcttataatgagcactgtaataagaatcTATAGtattcaagttccttttccatcgaCTTCTATGGTTAAAGacattagaactttttttttgtttttgttttttgggtcacacccggcagcgctcaggggtcactcctggctccacactcagaaatcgctcctggcaggcttgggggaccatatgggatgccgggattcgaaccaatgacctactgcatgaaagacaaatgccttacctccatgctatctctccagccccacattagaacatttttgcagacataattttgagaataagttgtcAAATACTACACACAATCAAACAtcacagcaattgggaaacattcccaATTGGATAGCTGAAAACCATTAAAAACTAccattatgcatttccctggaactgtgcaaattaatatttaaccactaaagttggatacataATTTTCGGTTTGCAGTGGGACATACACCAAAATAGTAGCTAAAAATCAAATACAGGTAgatgggctggagcggtagctcagtggtagggtgcttgccttatatgtagctgacccaggacgagcctcagttcgatcctggcatcccatatggtcccccaacctagtagtgatttctgagtgcagagccaggagtaacccctgatcatcaccgggtgtggccaaaaaaccaaaagaaaaaaaatctaatacaaaTGCCCTTTAACTGTGTTATCACACTGGCCTATCACCTAACCTTCAGTCACCCTGTCACACACCCTACTTTTTAAATGCCCCTTGCATCCTTTCCTGTGGATATTTCCTGTAATTtaatctttccttcccttttttgtttgtttgtttatgggccacacctgtcggtactcaggggttgctcctggctctgtgctccagctcgagctcctaacaggctcgagagaccatatgggatgctgggaattgaatccaggtccttcTTGGATCatacatgtgcaagacaaacaccctaccactgtgttatcactccggcccccctctttttttttaagcctttGTTTTTGTCCCTCTTCTTTTTTGCTTGCcagctttgtttcattttggtgtTTCCTCTTGAGAGCTTTCTGGTttccctactttttctttttgtggggtgggtcacactcagatatgatatgctcagggatcattcaaaaggtcagccatgtataaggcaagtgcccttgtCCTATTGTCCCAAGCCTTTCCCTACCTTTGGAGTCtgtcctctgctcctcctcctttgACTGGAATCTCTTGCACATGTCTTGTTTATTGTGAAGACATAGATAAGAGATGTGAGCCACCCACCCTCCTCATAAACTGCATTCTGAGTATGGTTTAGGGAGTAGTTGACTATAGGCTCTAATCGGTTTTTTTTTAGCttgtttatgttatttatttattttggtttttgggccggcagtgctcaggggttactcctggctgtctgctcagaaatagctcctggcaggcacgggggaccatatgggacaccgggattctaaccaaccacctttggtcctggatcggctgcttgcaaggcaaacgcccgctgtgctatttctctgggccctagcttgtttatttttataagggCCACACCCTGCCAAGGATAGGACCCAGCTAGTCCCTGTGTTCAGGGCCACGGTCACACCCCATGTTGAGGTAGTGGGTGTGGTGCAGAGTTTCATTCTTTGGGCGCAGTGCCAGCCTCTGCTTTGGGATGTGACGTCTGCTTCGTGTGTGATGCACTCACTGTAGATGGAAGATAATAGCCTGGGTTGGTCCCAACTCTGCCCCTCGTAGATATGTTACAAGGGAGCCCTGAATTCACCCCCACTACCTGATAGGTTCATGCAAAGGCCTTGGTGAATGAAACGTCACCCACTGTGTGTAGAGACACCAAGTGCTCACGGCCTCTTGGCTTCAGATGTAGGTTCAACCTGAGTGCTTCATTTATTCCCTTTGTCGCTTCTTCAAAGTCCTGTCTCCAAATCATCACATTCTGGGATTTGGGGTTCAGCCTACAAAGATGGGGCTTGTACTTCAAGAAGGTTGAGGTCCCCCTCCTCTGCTGGGATCCTGTTTCTCTCTGCCCTTATCTGTGCAGATAGTCCTGGGTTAGCAGGAAGAAGGGAGTCCTCACCCACGGCTCCCATTGTGGGATATTGGTATCGAGGCCCAGCTTGGTGCCCACAATGCAGCTGTGTCCCCTGGGGTTCCGGGTTTCTGTCAGTGTGGAGAAAGGGTGAGGCCGAAGCTCCATAGGCACCTGTGGAAAGTTAATGTATGGGTGTGTTGTGTGTGTCAGTGAGTGGTGGTGGGTGCTGAGGCTGGCTGTTCCACACACAGGTTTGGGTGTCACGGCCTGCTCCATGAGGGTCAGGGAGCCTGGGACCCCAGTGGGATAGATGCGCACAGGAAAGCTTTGAGATTGGTTATGGGCCTGCCCTGAGGGTTAGTGGCCTCACTGGAGTCAGTGCTGGAAAGAGGTGACTTTCAAAGGCTGGTTTAGGTTTAATTAGAAGCTGCTGTTTATCCTGCATCCCAGTTTGGTTCCTGACATCTTGCCTTGAGATGGCAATTACTGTGTCACAGACGCTTGTTGGAGTACTAGGGCCCCAACTTGGAGAGGAGGGGACTGTGCAGAATGGGCTGGACGGGTGGAGCCTGGAGTGTGGAACTCTGGGGGTAGATACTGAAGTGTGGGGTTCTGGGGGTAGAGCCTGGAGATCTCTTAGGTCTAGGATATGAAGGTCTCTGAAGTATAAAAATTTCTGGGGTGGAGCTTGATGCCTGGAAATCATTTGAAGGCAGAGCCTACAGCATGGGCCATGGGCAGTGCTCATCCCTTTTCTCCTCTATGGGCATTGGATTCAGTGACATGTAGGGATACTTTCTCCAAAGAAAGTTTCATGAATGGGCTATGCTGGGAAGACACAGGACCTGGAATCCTATTATATcttgagaggcagagagagaagacAAGTGGGGTTTCCCAACCTCATACCCTGACTTCCCTGTACCCCTCCAGGCTGTGTGGCATTGTGCAGAGGGTCTGTGGACACTTCACAACCGGAAGTTCGTGTTCCTGAGAACAGTCGTGAGTTGGGGTTCCTGGAGGTTGGGCAGGTGTAGCCCCTACGGACCAGGCAAGCACCTTTATTCCTGGAATGGGGAAACTTGGGCGTGGCTGTTCCTCCGGTTCATCTCCTCTCCCTGCCCTTCAACACATACATAGCTGCCACCTTAACCTGCTCCTACTCCGGCTACACTTCCCCACGAGTGGAATGGAAGTTTACTCACGGGGACATCACCAGCCTTGTCTGCTACAATGGCAAGATCACAGGTGAATTGATAGGGCCCTGTGTCCTTCCTAAGGGGTACAAGAAAGCCCCATGTGTATCCTTGACTGGCTTTTACGTGTGCTCCAGCTCATTCATGCACCCTTTGCCTCCAGCTTCCTACACCGACCGGGTCCACATCGTGCCCTCGGGCATTGCCTTCACCCAGGCCACCCGGAAGGACTCAGGGATTTATACCTGCATGGTGTCTGACGAGGGCGGCAACAAGTATGCCGAAACCAACATCGAGCTGATTGTGCTTGGTGTGTATCCCCCCATCTGTACCACAATCCTTCGCTCAGGGTCTTCTGCCAGAGATGGGTACCCAGAGAGATCACACCTGCCTGGGGGAAGTGTGGGCACCCCACCTACTATCCCGACATGGTCTCTGCCCCCACTCCCCAGTTCCTCCCTCCAAGCCCACAGTGCATGTGCCTTCCTCTGCCACCATCGGGAATCGTGCCGTGCTCATTTGCTCTGAGAAGGAAGGGTCTCCTCCACCTGAGTTCTATTGGTTCAAGGATGGGGTACCCATGCCTGCCAACCCCAAGACCAACCGTGCCTTCAGCAACTCTTCCTACAGCCTCAATCAGAAAACGGGGGAGCTGGTATGTGATGGGGGATGGTTCTAGAACTCTAGAACCCAGGAACTCCTTTGAATAATCTCTACATTacctttggcttttctttttttgtttgttttctttggtgaGGAGCACACCtgggattattccttgctctacactGGTTATTTTTGGAAGTGctccagagatcatatgggaaTGCTAGTAATTGAACTttgtgggcacatgcaaggcaaacgccctccccactgtgctctcgctGGCCCCGACCACCTTTGGCCTTTCTTTGGAATTTTATATTTGTGTGGGGGGAGATGGTTGGGCACATGTGGTGGTGATCATGAAGAATATATGGTGCTGGATTTAACCAGTTCGACTCTGTGAGGCAAGTACCATAACTTTTGCTATCTCCCTCACCCTCTTGACTTCTTTTGAAAGTTAAACATTGGGGTGGGATGAGGCACAAAACCCTGGTGTTTCGGGGGTGGTGATATGCATTGAGCTACCTCTGGCTAGATCTGGTGTCTGTGCCTGCTGTCAACATTCCTTTGTCTTCAGGTCTTCGACCCCCTGTCAGCCTTCGACTCCGGGGACTACTCCTGTGAGGCTCGGAATGGGGTGGGGACCCCAATGAGGTCAGAGGCAGTGCGCATGGAAGCTGGTGAGTGGGGTGGACATGAGTCTGTTTCCCCTCCCTGCCCTGGAATGTAGGGGTATGGTGGGGTGAAGGTGCCTGACCCCATGTCTGTGCCTCCAGTGGAGCTGAATGTGGGAGGCATTGTGGCTGCCGTGTTGGTGACGTTGATCCTCCTGGGACTATTGGTCTTTGGTGTCTGGTTTGCCTACAGCCGTGGCTACTTCGACAGTGAGTCCCTCTTCTCTCCTGCTCCATCCTGCTTTGGGGGTGCTCTTTGGGCTGTGCCGTCTAAGAGTTGATCCTGGGGGCCCTGATTTCCTCACTGTCTACTTTCTTCTCTTGCAGGAGCCAAGAAAGGGTGAGTGAGAGTGCTTTTGAGGCTCAAGATGAAGGATGAGAGGTCTCCTCCACCCATCTCTGGGTGCTGAACAATTTCAACTCCACCTCCTGAGGCCAGCAGGTAGTGGGAAAGTATATGTGGGGGTGCTGATGATCTCTTCCTTGTGGCTTTGTCCTCAGGACCCCTGGCAAGAAGGTGATCTACAGCCAGCCCTCTGCCCGTAGTAGTCAGGTGAGGTGGACAGGGCTGGAGGTGTGTGGAACCTGGAGTGGAGCTCTGAGCTGGGCAGAGCCTGGGGTGGAATGGGAGGGTGGAGCTCTGAGCTGGGTGGGGCCTGAGATAGGATTGTATGGAGCTCTGCATGGGTGGAGCCTTATGGGACTGGGCAGAGCTCTGAACTGGTTGGAGCCTGGAGTAGGAGTGGGCAGACCTCTGAACGGCAGAGCCTGGGTCTGAGCTGTGTCCACACTGACACTTTGCATGTTTTGTCTCCCCAGGGACAGTTCAAGCAAACTTCCTCCTTCCTGGTGTGAGGCGGTCTCTGCCCTCCTGTAGGTGCTACTGGACTTTGGCCCAACGCCTGGTTTTGCGCATTGATGCCTCACTGTCCTGTCTTAGCTAGGATGTCACCCCATGCTCACTTTCTCCACACCACTGTGGGTTCTCTGTCCCCATTGGGATTCACAGGATGTGCCCATGGGTCCCCCTCCCCTCCACATGCCTGGTGGGAGTGATCGGTTCTCGGCAACCATCTTGCATTGAGGCATTGGGTGCTTCTTCCCATACTTGGGGGACTGCTGAGGGCAGCAGAGATAACTCAGGGAGAAGGCACAGCTGTGTCTGGAGGGGAACAGGAGCTTGTTTGGGGGAATTAGTAGCCTtctggggaggcctgccagcaaCCCACAGATGTAAAGGAAGCAACCATAGCCCATCATCACCAGGCCAGCTCCAGGTCTGACTGACTGCAGCTCATGGACAGATCCAGTGAAGATCTCTGGGCTCTGGGGATGTATGCTCTAACTCtctgagtatgtgtgtgtatgcatatgttcATGCTGTGTTCAGGTGTGTATGTATTATGgctgtgtgtgtatgcgtgcatTTAAGTGGTTGTTACTGAGAATAAAATCTTGGTTTGTCAAAGCTTCTTGTAGGTTGAAATAGGATGATGGGCTACCTTTTATAAACAATAATCTCACCCTCTTGCTCTGCATTTCGAGCCTCCTCCCCATGGCCATTGGCCCTCATCTGGTTCTCTGCTGGATTTCCTTTACCCTGTTCTCCCTAGGCCGAATGTGTGGTTCCTCAACAGCCAGCAGTGCATTGCTCGTGGTGTAGATAATTTCCCTACTGTTGGAGGTTAtgaagatgcttttttttttttttttctcctatttttggCTTTGGAAGGGGCATGGGGCACCCCTGTTGGTACTGAGGTCTTTGCAGTTCTCGGGAACCAAATTGGGACCTCCTATGTACAAAGTCTGCTTGTAACAGTCAGCATCTTGAGTACAGAGAGCACATGTAGGGTCTCCTTTATTCCAGGCAGTATGAGACCCAGAGATGCACACATAAGGTGAGAGCAGACCTCCCAGTGGGTGCAAGTTTGGGACGTTCAGGCCTATCACTGCTCTTTATTTGCCTTCTCTTGACCCTCAGTCTGGTTATTTACTAACCTGTCAAAGGACAATCAGATCTTGCTAGTTCTAACCTGTTCAGGGCACACTGCTCGACTTATTCCTCACAAAACTGGGGCTCCCTTTCACCAGAGCTTCAAAAGGAAGAGCAGGCAAGATACCAACTGAATGTCCCCTGCCAACATAAATGGAACTGTTGGAAAGAAGCAGACAATAAAGGGAGGGTGTACTGAGCTTTGCCTGAATGGGTGGGAACAGCGCCTGGTGAGGCCTGGGGTAGAGGATTCACTTGTCCAGTTGAGGGTGAGTTACTTCTTCCTGCACTGGAATTTCCCACTGGCTGCTGACAGATCCTTTGCACTGGCCTGGGCCGGTGTGACTCCCATTGCAGTGCCTGAGCTCATCTTGTGATGAGTTTATCTCCCTACCAGCTTTCAAACAGGGCAAGCAAGGTCCTGTTGGTCTCCCTTCATCTCAGAGTCCAAGCTCATCCTGTGATGAGTTTTTCTTCTGGAGTTACATGGGCCTATCCCGCCCCCTTCAAATGCATCAGGGACTAGGTTTGACGTATTATAGGGGGTGGAGACTGGGGAGAGTGAGGAGTGAAATTTACTATTAGGACTGAGATCAGTATTACTGTATAAATGCTACTGTATCTTTAAGGGGTGATGGTGCTATAAAATGCCCtccacctcccccaccccttgtaAAGGTCAATGAACTAGAATCCACTTCCATTTGTAATTCAACTGACTGGTATAAAAGGGGAGACCTTATATAGGAATCCCCTATAAAAATGGGTACCCCGCTCAACCTAATAAGCATTAGCCAGATTCATCTTaattccctctctctctgtctcccttcatCAGTACCTGAAGCACCTGTCTCCACACTATGAAGCAGTTCTGCTCCAAGCCCACCCTCTTGGGCATTCTTGCtctcttgtcctctttttttttttttttttttttttttttggtttttgggccacacccggtaacgctcaggggttactcctggctatgcgctcagaagtcgctcctggcttgggggaccatatgggacgccgggggatcgaaccgcggtccgtctcctaggctagcgcaggtaaggcaggcaccttacctccagcgccaccgcccggcccctctcttgtCCTCTTTTGTGCTGACTCTCCCCCACCAGACTTGCAAACTTTAGAGGAGTATTGAAAagctctgttctttcttttctcttgggctgcttatgttttgttttgttagagcCAGCAGGAGACAGGGCACTAAGATTCCATTTCTGGGCTAGAGGGCAGCACTCTGTCAGTCTCTGCAGTTCAGTGGGGGTATCTGATGAAGCGTGTCCTTAACCTGCTGGCACCCTGACTCCCCATCTTGCATGTGGGACACAGCCAAGCTGGTCAGACCAGGCCAGGCCGTGAAGCCAGCCATATGCAGTGAACACTGGAGGAGACTGGATGCTGTTCCTACAccccaggaaggagagatgatGTGGGCTGTTCTCTTTTATTTAGGGGACCCCAGAGGAAGGAACTTTAATGCTCAAAAAAAGACGCTCTAGGGGtggataacacagtggggagggcatttgccttgcatatggccaaccaggtttaatccttggcatcccacatggtcccccaagtttgccaggagtaatttccaagtgcagaggcagaaataacccctaagcactgctgaatgtagtaaaaaacaagcaaaagaagatGCTTTTTCAGGCGGGAAATGTTTCAGTGGCAAAGCACAGGGCTTTATGCATGTGGCTCTGGGTTTGCTTACCCCTAACATACGTAAGAAAAGACATAGGATgtctaggtttaatccctaacaCTGGATGGCTCCCCTAGTCCTCATGGGAAGTGGTCCCCAAATTCAAAAGAGAAAAGCCTGAGCTACGACAGCAGGcaggtatagtgtttgccttggacacagctaacccaggtctCACCACACCCCTCCATCCAAAGTGCAATCAATCTGCCCATCAAGTGGTGTTAGATGCACAGGTCTTGTACAATATTGGGCAGAGTGAACCAGCCCCATTAGACCatgtagtacagtggatagggctatTGTGTTGCATGTGACCTAGGTTgcatcctagcatcccatatgatgctgCCAGAAGTAGTAATGGCTGAAAGCAAAGTTAGTATCTCCTGAGTATCACAGTGTGGCCTCAAATCTtcctatcaaataaaaaaaatgaggggtccgaagagatagcatagaggtaaggcatttgcgaaggtcagtggtttgaatcctggcatcctatatggtcccccgagcctgccaggagtgatttctgagcatagggccaggaataacccctgggtgctgccgggtgtgacccaaaaatcaaaataaatgagggggccagaatggtagaGTGAGTGGAGTTTCATTCTTGACACACCACATACAAATGTAATCCTGATACACTTCACTCCTggtttgtgctttattttttgttttattgggtcacactcagtggtgctcaggggttatcctggctcaaatcacttctggcactcctcgagggaccatatgggatgctggggatcgaacctgggttgactacgtgcaaagtaaatgtcctactgctgtgctatctggcccttttgcttagttttgttttggggccacttcagGCTCTGCATGCCGGTTCCAGTGCCAGAAGGTGCCCCAGGTCAGCTGATTACAAGGTTAGCGCCTGACCCACTGTGCTCTCTACACCCACACCtgtttgtaggggccagagagatagcatgaaggtaaggcacttgcctttcatgcagaaggatgatggttcaaatcccggcatcccatatggtcctccatgcctgccaggggcaattttctgagcatagagccaggagtaacccctgaccactgccgggtgtgaccccccccccaaaaaaaaaacctcagtttGTAATGAACTCAAGACACTAGAGCAGGGTACATGCAATTCATTGTCAGATGCTACTGGTGACACAGTTGGTTCTTGCTGGGATGCTCCTGAGCGAGCACTGGGTCTGGGCCTGGAGCTGGCAGTAGTAGAACAGCAGCACGACTGTCTCCATGATGGCCAGGCTGTTGCTGTATTCTCTATACGTCCTGTATCTGTTCTAGCTGAACTCAGAGAAATCAATTCTCACACTACCTGGGACTGCCCTCTTGAAAGAAGTCCTCTCACCCAATACGTTGCAGGGAGAAGAAAAGAGCACTAAGGGATTACTGCCTATCCCTCATCCCTGACTCAGCTCCCAAAGGCTTCTAGTAGTAGCAccaacttatttttttggttacacccagcagcactcagggattacttcttgtagggccagagtgatagcacaactgggagggcatttgttttgaaTGTGGCAAATCCTGGTtcaatggttcaatccctggcaccccatatggttccctaagcctaccaggagaacTTTCCGAGCATaggtccaggagtaaaccctgagcatcaccaggtgtgtggctcaaaaagaaaagaaacagaaattactcctgacaggcttggggaccaaccTTCTTCATCCTTACACtctcctttgtttgttttgttttttgttttttgtttttttttggccacactcagcggtgctcaggggttactcctggctgtctgctcagaaatagctcctggcaggcacgggggaccatatgggacaccgggattcgaaccaaccatcttaggtcctggattggctgcttgcaaggcagatgccgctgtgctatctctccgggccctacactcTCCTTTGTATCCCTCTTCCAGGACAGCCCCTAAATGTTCTTCCTCAAGGCTCAATTTCCTCTGTCCCCCTGTTGGGGTTCCTTTCCCTACCTCCAGATGCTCTCAGTCTCTCCCGCATGTCTGCATCCAGTTGGGTCCTGCTAAAACCTTCCTCAGGTCCCTGGGCTCCCCCTAATGCTCATAGGTGTCCACATGCACCTGTGAACAGTGAAATATCCTACTTCATACCCCTGTTCCTTTCATGTGACTGACATAGAGGCCAATGGCCAGAGTTCGAAACACACCATCACTGCCATTGCCCCATTTAGGGTTCTGAAGTGCTCACCCACTGCTCATGTCTCACATTCATCCATAGGGCCCTGATGTGTAACTTTATCCTGTATCTATCACAGCAGATCCTTGACCCCTCACCATGTCCTAAGCTATGATATTTTTTTGCAGCGTAACAAGTCCCTGGTCCATCTgtagattggccctgattcagcTGTGCCCACTGACCTTATCATTCCTCATTCTAGGGCATGGAGGTTGATTGTTTTGGCCCCAGCTCTGTACCATGCAACTCATAGCCCAAATCTAGCAGAGTACGCGCCTCCACATACCACCTCCTCTTGAACTGAGATTCTGAGCAAGATTCTAAACAAGACCTTTCTTGTGCTCTGATGCATCTTGGACACACAGCACAATTTCCATCTCGACATCAATGTCTGCCCTGGCTC
Coding sequences within it:
- the F11R gene encoding junctional adhesion molecule A, giving the protein MGSGAEAGRRRAQLFTSVVLCCVALCRGSVDTSQPEVRVPENSPATLTCSYSGYTSPRVEWKFTHGDITSLVCYNGKITASYTDRVHIVPSGIAFTQATRKDSGIYTCMVSDEGGNKYAETNIELIVLVPPSKPTVHVPSSATIGNRAVLICSEKEGSPPPEFYWFKDGVPMPANPKTNRAFSNSSYSLNQKTGELVFDPLSAFDSGDYSCEARNGVGTPMRSEAVRMEAVELNVGGIVAAVLVTLILLGLLVFGVWFAYSRGYFDRAKKGTPGKKVIYSQPSARSSQGQFKQTSSFLV